The following are encoded together in the Rhodanobacter soli genome:
- the dapE gene encoding succinyl-diaminopimelate desuccinylase, translating into MSEVFDLTCDLVRRRSVTPEDAGCLPLIGERLIRAGFRIEHLRYGEVDNLWATHGTGGPTLIFLGHTDVVPSGPEAAWQSPPFEPTIRDGRLYGRGVADMKGSVAAMVVALEEFVATYPGHRGRVGLLLTSDEEGPVNLDGVRRVVERFRAVGEQIDWCVVGEPSAKERLGDLIRVGRRGSLSAMLSVHGVQGHVAYPEKALNPIHAFAPALAELVATRWDEGNSDFPPTSFQVSNLNAGTGANNVIPGELTAWINFRYCTASRAEDLRARTEAILQRHSLDCTLDWSLTGEPFLTPPGGVLRQAVVAVCRELYGIDPEQSTGGGTSDGRFIAPMGTEVVEVGPVNATIHKVDECVALAELEQLPQLYRAVCERMLA; encoded by the coding sequence ATGTCCGAAGTTTTCGATCTCACCTGTGACCTGGTCCGCCGCCGCTCGGTGACGCCGGAAGACGCCGGTTGCCTGCCGTTGATCGGCGAACGGCTGATACGTGCGGGCTTTCGTATCGAGCACCTGCGCTACGGCGAGGTGGACAACCTGTGGGCCACGCACGGCACGGGCGGCCCCACGCTGATCTTCCTCGGCCACACCGACGTGGTGCCGAGCGGCCCGGAAGCGGCATGGCAGAGTCCGCCGTTCGAACCGACCATCCGCGATGGCCGTCTATACGGCCGTGGCGTCGCCGACATGAAAGGTTCGGTGGCGGCGATGGTGGTGGCACTGGAGGAGTTCGTGGCGACGTACCCCGGCCATCGCGGCCGGGTCGGGTTACTGCTGACCAGCGACGAGGAGGGCCCGGTCAACCTCGACGGCGTGCGCAGGGTGGTGGAACGCTTCCGTGCCGTCGGCGAGCAGATCGACTGGTGCGTGGTCGGTGAACCGTCAGCGAAGGAAAGGCTGGGCGACCTGATCCGCGTGGGTCGGCGCGGCTCGCTGTCGGCCATGCTCAGCGTGCATGGCGTGCAAGGTCATGTGGCGTATCCGGAGAAGGCGCTGAATCCGATCCACGCGTTCGCGCCTGCGCTGGCGGAACTTGTCGCCACACGCTGGGACGAGGGCAACAGCGACTTCCCGCCCACCTCGTTCCAGGTCTCCAATCTCAACGCCGGCACTGGCGCCAACAACGTCATTCCCGGCGAGCTCACCGCATGGATCAACTTCCGCTACTGCACCGCCAGTCGTGCGGAAGACCTGCGCGCGCGCACCGAGGCGATCCTGCAGCGGCACAGCCTGGACTGCACGCTTGACTGGAGCCTGACCGGAGAGCCGTTCCTCACCCCGCCCGGTGGCGTGCTGCGCCAGGCGGTGGTGGCGGTGTGCCGCGAGCTGTATGGCATCGATCCCGAGCAAAGCACTGGCGGCGGCACCTCCGACGGCCGCTTCATCGCGCCGATGGGCACCGAGGTGGTGGAGGTCGGTCCGGTCAATGCAACCATCCACAAGGTCGACGAATGCGTCGCGCTGGCGGAACTGGAGCAGTTGCCGCAGCTGTATCGCGCGGTGTGCGAGCGCATGCTGGCATGA
- a CDS encoding M16 family metallopeptidase → MKTNTTFKTLALALGLALAGVAQASTAPLPKDLPAYGPDKPLPVPQIAQRTLPNGLTVWVVPRDGLPKVNVALSVLGGTAADDAATPALSRMMARLLNEGTGSRSSRDIAEELQAIGGDYGAGAEADAINIRASALASHASRLLELVADTALHSTFPAKEVTLAKANALQDLKVQQADPDWQAQRAFGHAAYGDHPYSRDSLTEASVEAASPDALRALHDARFRPDRALLVIVGRIDADTAFRLAEQQFGNWKASGTALADTAPAPRTAAPQRLIVPRAGAVQSNIRYGRPAVPANDPDYIPLTVANTILGGGFTSRITQDIREDKGYSYSPWSRFSANRVGGSAVATVDVRNEVTGATLAELAKLYGSMASQPASAEELTGAKRLVGGIYLLRNQIQGALTGTLANYWVDGLPPSFLGSYVAEANKVTTEQVQAMGRKYFAAKDQSIVIVGDPKAIDAQLKPYGTFVAFKP, encoded by the coding sequence ATGAAGACGAACACGACGTTCAAGACGCTCGCCCTCGCGCTCGGCCTGGCCCTGGCCGGCGTCGCCCAGGCATCCACCGCGCCGCTGCCGAAGGACCTGCCCGCCTACGGCCCGGACAAGCCGCTGCCGGTTCCGCAGATCGCCCAGCGCACCCTGCCGAACGGACTCACCGTGTGGGTGGTGCCGCGCGACGGCCTGCCCAAGGTCAACGTGGCGCTGTCCGTGCTCGGCGGTACCGCCGCCGACGACGCCGCCACGCCGGCACTTTCACGGATGATGGCGCGCCTGCTCAACGAAGGCACCGGCAGCCGCAGTTCGCGCGACATCGCCGAGGAGTTGCAGGCGATCGGTGGCGACTACGGCGCCGGTGCCGAGGCGGACGCGATCAATATCCGCGCCAGCGCGCTGGCCTCGCATGCGTCGCGCCTGCTGGAACTCGTCGCCGACACCGCGCTGCATTCGACCTTTCCCGCCAAGGAGGTCACCCTGGCCAAGGCGAACGCGCTGCAGGACCTGAAGGTACAGCAGGCCGATCCGGACTGGCAGGCGCAGCGCGCCTTCGGCCATGCCGCGTACGGCGATCATCCGTACTCACGCGACTCGCTCACCGAAGCCAGCGTGGAGGCGGCCTCGCCCGATGCGTTGAGAGCATTGCACGACGCCCGCTTCCGGCCGGATCGCGCCCTGCTGGTGATCGTCGGACGGATCGATGCCGACACGGCGTTCCGCCTGGCCGAGCAACAGTTCGGCAACTGGAAGGCCAGTGGCACGGCACTCGCCGATACCGCGCCGGCCCCGCGCACGGCGGCACCGCAACGGCTGATCGTGCCGCGGGCCGGCGCCGTGCAAAGCAATATCCGCTATGGCCGTCCCGCCGTACCGGCCAATGATCCGGACTACATCCCGCTGACCGTGGCCAACACCATCCTGGGCGGCGGCTTCACCAGCCGTATTACCCAGGACATCCGCGAGGACAAGGGCTACTCGTACAGCCCGTGGTCGCGCTTCAGCGCCAACCGTGTCGGCGGCAGTGCCGTGGCCACGGTCGACGTGCGCAACGAGGTCACCGGCGCCACCCTGGCCGAACTGGCCAAGCTATACGGCAGCATGGCCAGCCAGCCGGCCAGTGCGGAAGAACTCACCGGCGCCAAGCGCCTGGTCGGCGGCATCTACCTGCTGCGCAACCAGATCCAGGGCGCGCTGACTGGCACGCTGGCGAACTACTGGGTAGATGGCCTGCCGCCGAGCTTCCTGGGCAGCTACGTGGCCGAGGCGAACAAAGTCACCACGGAACAGGTGCAGGCGATGGGGCGCAAGTACTTCGCCGCGAAAGACCAGAGCATCGTGATCGTCGGCGACCCCAAGGCGATCGACGCCCAGCTGAAACCGTATGGCACGTTCGTGGCGTTCAAGCCCTGA
- a CDS encoding VIT1/CCC1 transporter family protein: protein MIDDKSTGTGHPRARRFRGNLRIERDNAALYARLAELATDARLGHVYRRIAAGERTNAEFWEARLREMGEAVPPPRIGLRVRALSWFAQRFGTEFVMPTVVRLEHADHDATPVDRSNHRDHFTPLREIGARGHRHRTQSGNTLRAAVLGANDGLVSNVSLVMGMAGAASGDRAVLLAGLAGLVAGACSMALGEWLSVNSSREFYQAQITERAERLAVSPEDGLQHIAGIYRDKGLEPAAAEHLAGHIAETPRAALDMLVREDLGVDPGELGGSAWGAAISSFCLFACGALFPVAPYFFLGGGAALLASVCATAVGLAMIGIGTSLFTGRSMLFSIARQFGITTAAAAITYGIGHLLGVALA from the coding sequence ATGATTGACGACAAGAGCACCGGGACGGGCCATCCCCGGGCGCGACGGTTCCGCGGCAACCTGCGCATCGAACGCGACAACGCAGCGCTCTACGCGCGGCTGGCCGAGCTGGCCACCGATGCGCGGTTGGGCCACGTCTACCGGCGCATCGCCGCGGGCGAACGGACCAACGCGGAGTTCTGGGAGGCGCGCCTGCGCGAGATGGGTGAAGCCGTGCCGCCGCCGCGGATCGGCCTGCGAGTGCGTGCGCTGAGCTGGTTCGCGCAGCGCTTCGGCACCGAGTTCGTGATGCCGACGGTGGTGCGCCTGGAACACGCCGACCACGATGCCACGCCGGTCGACCGCAGCAATCATCGCGATCATTTCACTCCGTTGCGGGAGATCGGTGCGCGCGGGCACCGCCATCGCACGCAGAGCGGCAACACGTTGCGTGCGGCCGTGCTGGGCGCCAACGACGGGCTGGTCTCCAACGTCAGCCTGGTGATGGGCATGGCTGGTGCCGCCTCGGGCGATCGTGCGGTGTTGCTGGCTGGCCTGGCCGGACTGGTCGCGGGTGCCTGTTCGATGGCCCTCGGCGAGTGGTTGTCGGTGAACAGCTCGCGCGAGTTCTATCAGGCACAGATCACCGAACGTGCAGAGCGGCTCGCGGTGTCGCCGGAGGACGGGCTGCAGCATATCGCCGGCATCTATCGTGACAAGGGCTTGGAGCCGGCCGCGGCCGAGCACCTGGCCGGACACATCGCCGAGACGCCGCGTGCGGCGCTGGACATGCTGGTGCGCGAGGATCTGGGCGTCGACCCGGGCGAACTGGGTGGCTCGGCCTGGGGCGCGGCGATCTCGTCGTTCTGCCTGTTCGCCTGCGGCGCGCTGTTTCCGGTGGCGCCGTACTTCTTTCTTGGCGGTGGCGCCGCCCTGCTGGCCAGCGTGTGCGCCACCGCCGTCGGCCTGGCCATGATCGGCATCGGCACCTCGCTGTTCACCGGGCGCAGCATGCTGTTCTCGATCGCGCGCCAGTTCGGCATCACCACCGCGGCTGCCGCCATCACCTACGGCATAGGCCACCTGCTGGGTGTCGCGCTGGCATAG
- a CDS encoding NUDIX hydrolase — protein sequence MSVAERVIHIVAAVIRDAAGRSLLVRKHGAAVFQQPGGKRDPGDADELATLARELHEELGCELVRDSARLLCHCSAPAANEPDHVVEAAVYMVEVRGAIVAQAEIAELRWIDPAAPDVPVARLSREHILPLL from the coding sequence GTGAGTGTGGCGGAACGGGTCATCCACATCGTGGCTGCGGTGATACGCGATGCGGCGGGACGCAGCCTGCTGGTGCGCAAGCATGGTGCCGCGGTGTTCCAGCAGCCTGGCGGCAAGCGCGATCCCGGCGATGCGGATGAACTGGCCACGCTGGCGCGCGAACTGCACGAGGAACTGGGTTGCGAACTGGTGCGCGACTCGGCCCGCCTGCTGTGCCATTGCAGCGCGCCGGCGGCGAACGAGCCGGATCATGTGGTCGAGGCAGCCGTCTACATGGTGGAAGTACGCGGTGCGATCGTGGCACAGGCCGAGATCGCGGAACTGCGCTGGATCGACCCGGCTGCCCCCGATGTGCCGGTGGCGCGGCTGAGCCGCGAGCACATCTTGCCGTTGTTGTGA
- a CDS encoding DUF2165 family protein translates to MSTRLSKILLTATIALWLALVAFGNITDYGSNLVFVQHVLAMDSIFPDAGIHYRAIHAPLLQHAAYVLIIAVETLAAVLCGAGAWRMWRARRAPAATFRRAGRLAVAGLTVGVLLWLGGFMAIGGEWFGMWMSTQWNGLASAFRFVVVLLAALICLGQRDDELDD, encoded by the coding sequence ATGTCGACGCGCCTTTCGAAGATCCTGCTGACGGCGACGATCGCGCTGTGGCTGGCGCTGGTCGCGTTCGGCAACATCACCGACTACGGCAGCAACCTGGTCTTCGTGCAGCACGTGCTGGCGATGGACTCGATCTTTCCCGACGCCGGCATCCATTACCGCGCGATCCACGCGCCGCTGCTGCAACACGCCGCCTACGTGCTGATCATCGCCGTCGAGACGCTGGCCGCGGTGCTGTGCGGAGCGGGTGCCTGGCGCATGTGGCGTGCGCGTCGTGCGCCTGCGGCGACGTTCCGTCGCGCCGGGCGGCTCGCCGTGGCCGGGCTGACGGTCGGCGTGCTGTTGTGGCTGGGCGGCTTCATGGCGATTGGCGGTGAATGGTTCGGCATGTGGATGTCCACGCAGTGGAACGGCCTGGCCAGCGCCTTCCGCTTCGTGGTGGTGCTGCTGGCCGCACTGATCTGCCTGGGACAGCGCGACGACGAACTCGATGATTGA
- a CDS encoding penicillin acylase family protein, translated as MTTRRWRVLRTLLLALMALLLVAFLAFWWLLAGSRARLDGARQAAGLTAAVSVGRDALGTVTIEGKNRTDISYALGYVHAQERFFAMDLMRRVSAGELSALVGPAALKVDLNHRRHRLRAVAEAAYAQLPPEQRYGLDRYRDGVNAGLADLRVRPWEYLLLGSRPQPWRSEDSVLVIAAMYLDLNSDGRNERELRFAQMRAVLPGPLVDFLLAPDPDWEAPLSGRLSRPPVIPPASVFDLRQLAPSPHSPTLAAALAPALDAARPGSNSFAVAGALTGSGAAMLANDMHLGLRVPNIWFRTRLRYPDANAPDGQRDVNGVSLPGTPAMIVGSNGQIAWGFTDSYGDWQDWVRVLRDPTDPTRYKTPDGWASIESHDEHIQVKGQPDTILRVEDTRWGPIMGQDADGTPLALAWIGGRAHGYNVELMQLERTPDVAGALDLAPRLGMPPQNLLVADSTGHIGWTIAGNSIPLRAGIDPLLPSDWSKPGSGWQGWAAPARYPRIENPGEGRLWTANNRTVDGDALALLGNGGHDLGARAQQIRDDLRARASFTPGSLLDIQLDDRAVFLTHWQRLLQDTLADSTDPSLQQLRQLTARWQERAAVDSVDYRLVRAFRDQVGKAVLAPFAARVKQRYPDFSWPGENSAEAAVWMLVRAQPAYLLDPKYPDWHALLTDAARQVVAELGRQPGGLAARSWGERNRAAIRHPLSAALPSWLGRFIDMPDQPIPGDNNMPYVASPGFGASEHLDVSPGHEAHGILNMPGGQSDHPLSPYFGAGHEDWVEGRPTPLLPGKLQHTLTLEPAVARR; from the coding sequence ATGACGACCCGCCGCTGGCGTGTCCTGCGCACCCTGCTGCTGGCCTTGATGGCGCTGTTGCTGGTGGCCTTCCTCGCGTTCTGGTGGCTGCTCGCCGGCAGCCGCGCCCGGCTCGACGGAGCCCGCCAGGCCGCAGGTCTCACCGCAGCGGTCAGCGTCGGCCGCGATGCGCTGGGCACGGTCACCATCGAGGGAAAGAACCGCACGGACATCAGCTACGCGCTCGGCTACGTGCACGCGCAGGAACGCTTCTTCGCGATGGACCTGATGCGCCGCGTGAGCGCCGGCGAATTGTCCGCCCTGGTCGGACCGGCCGCGTTGAAGGTCGACCTCAACCATCGCCGGCATCGCCTGCGCGCCGTCGCCGAAGCCGCTTACGCGCAATTGCCTCCGGAACAGCGCTACGGACTCGACCGCTACCGCGACGGCGTCAACGCCGGCCTTGCCGATCTGCGCGTGCGGCCGTGGGAATACCTGCTGCTGGGCAGCCGGCCGCAGCCGTGGCGATCGGAGGACAGCGTGCTGGTGATCGCCGCGATGTACCTCGACCTCAACAGCGATGGCCGCAACGAGCGCGAGTTGCGCTTTGCGCAGATGCGCGCAGTGCTGCCCGGTCCACTGGTGGATTTCCTGCTGGCGCCCGACCCCGACTGGGAGGCCCCGCTGAGCGGCCGGCTGTCGCGACCGCCGGTGATCCCGCCAGCCAGCGTGTTCGATCTGCGCCAGCTCGCGCCGTCGCCCCACTCGCCGACGCTGGCCGCCGCATTGGCGCCGGCGCTCGATGCAGCGCGACCCGGCAGCAACAGCTTCGCGGTGGCCGGCGCACTCACCGGCAGCGGTGCCGCGATGCTGGCGAACGACATGCACCTGGGCCTGCGCGTGCCGAACATCTGGTTCCGCACCCGCCTGCGCTATCCCGACGCCAACGCCCCGGACGGCCAGCGCGACGTCAACGGCGTGAGCCTGCCCGGCACGCCGGCGATGATCGTCGGTTCCAACGGCCAGATCGCCTGGGGCTTCACCGACAGCTACGGCGACTGGCAGGACTGGGTGCGCGTGCTGCGTGATCCCACCGATCCCACGCGCTACAAGACACCGGATGGCTGGGCCAGCATCGAAAGCCACGACGAACACATCCAGGTCAAGGGCCAGCCGGATACCATCCTCAGGGTCGAAGACACCCGCTGGGGCCCGATCATGGGCCAGGATGCCGACGGCACGCCGCTGGCGCTGGCCTGGATCGGCGGCCGAGCGCACGGCTACAACGTCGAACTGATGCAGCTGGAACGCACGCCCGACGTGGCCGGCGCGCTGGACCTGGCGCCCCGGCTCGGCATGCCCCCGCAGAACCTGCTGGTCGCCGACAGCACCGGGCACATCGGCTGGACCATCGCCGGCAACAGCATCCCGCTGCGCGCCGGCATCGATCCGCTGCTGCCGTCGGACTGGTCGAAACCCGGCAGCGGCTGGCAGGGCTGGGCCGCGCCGGCGCGCTACCCGCGCATCGAAAACCCGGGCGAAGGCCGGCTGTGGACAGCGAACAACCGCACCGTCGACGGCGACGCGCTGGCCCTGCTCGGCAACGGCGGTCACGACCTCGGCGCGCGCGCGCAGCAGATCCGCGACGACCTGCGCGCCCGTGCCAGCTTCACGCCCGGCAGCCTGCTCGACATCCAGCTGGACGACCGCGCGGTGTTCCTCACCCATTGGCAGCGCCTGCTGCAGGACACCCTGGCCGACAGCACCGACCCATCACTGCAGCAACTGCGCCAGCTCACCGCGCGCTGGCAGGAACGCGCCGCCGTCGACAGCGTCGACTACCGCCTGGTGCGCGCGTTCCGCGACCAGGTGGGCAAAGCCGTGCTGGCCCCGTTCGCGGCACGGGTGAAGCAGCGCTACCCGGACTTCAGCTGGCCCGGCGAGAACAGCGCCGAGGCGGCCGTGTGGATGCTGGTCCGCGCCCAGCCCGCGTATCTGCTCGATCCAAAATATCCCGACTGGCACGCCCTGCTCACCGATGCCGCCCGCCAGGTGGTGGCCGAACTCGGCCGGCAACCCGGCGGCCTCGCCGCGCGCAGCTGGGGCGAACGCAACCGCGCCGCCATCCGCCATCCGCTGTCAGCCGCACTGCCGTCCTGGCTCGGCCGTTTCATCGACATGCCGGACCAGCCCATCCCCGGCGACAACAACATGCCGTACGTCGCCTCGCCCGGTTTCGGCGCCTCCGAACACCTGGACGTGTCGCCCGGCCACGAGGCCCACGGCATCCTCAACATGCCCGGCGGCCAGAGCGACCACCCGCTGTCGCCGTACTTCGGCGCAGGGCACGAGGATTGGGTCGAAGGCCGGCCCACGCCGCTGCTGCCGGGCAAGCTCCAGCACACCCTGACCCTGGAGCCGGCAGTGGCCCGGCGATAA
- a CDS encoding NUDIX hydrolase — translation MPYTPIVATLGYVLSPDRSEVLMIHRNARPDDLHLGKYNGLGGKMEPGEDIAACMRREIREEAGIECESMQLRGTLNWPGFGKHGEDWLGFIFVIDRYSGTPFMVNHEGTLEWVALERLLTLPMWEGDRHFLPLVFDADPRPFHGVMPYKGGRMQSWSYTRL, via the coding sequence ATGCCCTATACCCCGATAGTGGCGACTCTCGGCTATGTGTTGTCGCCCGACCGCAGCGAAGTGCTGATGATTCACCGCAACGCCCGCCCGGATGACCTGCACCTGGGCAAATACAACGGCCTGGGCGGCAAGATGGAGCCTGGCGAGGACATTGCCGCCTGCATGCGCCGCGAGATCCGCGAGGAGGCCGGCATCGAGTGCGAGTCGATGCAGTTGCGCGGTACCTTGAACTGGCCCGGTTTCGGCAAGCACGGCGAGGACTGGCTCGGTTTCATCTTCGTGATCGATCGCTACAGCGGCACGCCGTTCATGGTCAATCACGAAGGCACGCTGGAATGGGTGGCGCTGGAGCGGTTGCTGACCCTGCCGATGTGGGAGGGCGATCGTCATTTCCTGCCGCTGGTGTTCGACGCCGACCCACGGCCGTTCCATGGCGTGATGCCGTACAAAGGCGGCCGCATGCAGTCGTGGTCGTACACGCGGCTGTGA
- a CDS encoding Spx/MgsR family RNA polymerase-binding regulatory protein — protein MNPVVYGLPNCDTCKKARNWLARFEVAHDFVDYRANPVPAATLKDWAAQLGGWEKLVNKSSTTWRNLLPQRKNPGSDPEWTLLLKEYPALIRRPVVVQPDGTVSVGFTDNGFKKLFGR, from the coding sequence ATGAATCCTGTCGTGTATGGACTGCCGAATTGCGACACCTGCAAGAAGGCACGCAACTGGCTCGCCCGCTTCGAGGTGGCGCACGACTTCGTCGACTACCGCGCCAACCCGGTACCGGCGGCGACGCTGAAGGACTGGGCGGCGCAGCTCGGCGGCTGGGAAAAACTGGTGAACAAGTCGTCCACCACCTGGCGCAACCTGTTGCCGCAGCGCAAGAACCCGGGCAGCGATCCGGAGTGGACCTTGCTGCTGAAGGAATACCCCGCGCTGATCCGCCGCCCGGTCGTGGTACAGCCCGATGGCACGGTGAGTGTGGGCTTCACCGACAACGGCTTCAAGAAACTGTTCGGCCGCTGA
- the tssA gene encoding type VI secretion system protein TssA gives MAQYNLESLLAPIGDESPAGDDLEYDAEFLALERAAAPKAERAIGDSVKAAEEPDWDKVAELARAVLGRSKDLRAAVHLTTAWTRTSGMPGWNAGLSLIRGLLEHFWDSVHPQLDAEDDNDPTMRVNSVVPLGDLQGVLGYFRTTPFVQSPRLGRFDLRDLRIANGTLKVTATEGEPQASLTEIEACCMDCAEDELVAVTAAISQSLENAKAIDGIFNDRVGTAGPDFKNLLSEIYELKKFLEPQLARRLPAEGSAEDGEAGEEGTGGGGGVRASNGAIAGPQDVMRRIDELCDYYTRNEPSSPVPLLLRRAQRLVGMDFMDLLKDLAPGGISELRVVSGTPDE, from the coding sequence ATGGCGCAATATAATCTTGAGTCTTTGTTGGCACCGATCGGAGATGAATCTCCGGCAGGCGACGATCTGGAATACGACGCCGAGTTTCTCGCACTCGAACGCGCCGCCGCACCGAAGGCCGAACGCGCCATTGGCGACAGCGTCAAGGCGGCCGAGGAACCCGATTGGGACAAGGTCGCCGAACTGGCCCGGGCCGTACTGGGACGGTCCAAGGACCTGCGCGCCGCCGTCCACCTCACCACGGCCTGGACGCGCACGTCCGGCATGCCCGGGTGGAACGCGGGCCTCAGCCTGATTCGCGGCCTGCTCGAACACTTCTGGGACAGCGTGCATCCGCAACTGGATGCCGAAGACGACAACGACCCGACCATGCGCGTCAATTCGGTGGTTCCGCTTGGCGACCTGCAGGGGGTATTGGGATATTTCCGCACGACACCTTTCGTGCAATCGCCGCGCCTGGGCCGATTCGATTTGCGCGACCTGCGCATCGCCAATGGCACGCTGAAAGTCACCGCCACGGAAGGCGAGCCGCAGGCGAGCCTGACCGAGATCGAAGCCTGTTGCATGGATTGCGCCGAGGACGAACTGGTGGCCGTGACCGCCGCCATCAGCCAGTCACTGGAAAACGCCAAGGCGATCGACGGCATTTTCAACGACCGGGTCGGCACGGCCGGGCCGGATTTCAAGAACCTGCTCAGCGAAATCTATGAACTGAAGAAGTTTCTGGAACCGCAGCTCGCGCGCCGCCTGCCGGCGGAAGGCTCCGCCGAAGACGGCGAGGCCGGTGAAGAGGGTACCGGCGGAGGCGGCGGTGTGCGTGCCTCCAATGGCGCGATTGCCGGCCCGCAGGACGTGATGCGGCGCATCGACGAGCTGTGCGATTACTACACCCGCAACGAACCATCGAGCCCGGTACCGCTGCTGTTGCGTCGTGCGCAACGGTTGGTCGGCATGGACTTCATGGACCTGCTGAAGGACCTCGCGCCCGGCGGCATTTCGGAACTGCGCGTGGTTTCCGGGACACCCGACGAATAA
- the dapD gene encoding 2,3,4,5-tetrahydropyridine-2,6-dicarboxylate N-succinyltransferase yields MQAIETLIDDAFERRNALTQAEIETHLRPAIDQVLDLLESGERRVAEPDGQGGWKVSQWIKKAVLLYFRINDNRVVDGGPAQAFDKVPLRFAHGNDAELQQLGARVVPGALVRRGAHIAKDAVLMPSYVNIGAYVGAGSMIDTWATVGSCAQIGAGVHLSGGVGIGGVLEPLQANPTIIEDNCFIGARSEVVEGVVVEKGSVIGMGVFLGQSTRIYNRATGEVSYGRVPAGSVVVAGSLPAKDGSHSLYAAVIVKQVDAKTRSKTSINELLRSGE; encoded by the coding sequence ATGCAAGCCATCGAAACCCTGATCGACGACGCCTTCGAGCGCCGCAACGCGCTGACCCAGGCCGAGATCGAAACCCATCTGCGGCCCGCCATCGACCAGGTGCTCGATCTGCTCGAATCCGGCGAGCGCCGTGTCGCCGAGCCGGATGGCCAGGGCGGCTGGAAGGTGAGCCAGTGGATCAAGAAGGCGGTGCTGCTGTACTTCCGCATCAATGACAACCGCGTGGTCGACGGCGGCCCGGCGCAGGCGTTCGACAAGGTGCCGCTGCGATTCGCCCACGGCAACGACGCCGAACTGCAGCAACTCGGCGCACGCGTGGTGCCCGGTGCGCTGGTGCGCCGTGGCGCGCACATCGCGAAGGATGCGGTGCTGATGCCCAGCTACGTCAACATCGGTGCCTACGTCGGTGCCGGCAGCATGATCGACACCTGGGCCACGGTGGGTTCCTGCGCGCAGATCGGCGCCGGCGTGCACCTGTCCGGCGGCGTCGGCATCGGCGGCGTGCTGGAGCCGCTGCAGGCCAATCCCACCATCATCGAGGACAACTGCTTCATCGGCGCGCGCTCCGAAGTGGTCGAGGGCGTGGTGGTGGAAAAGGGCAGCGTGATCGGCATGGGTGTGTTCCTCGGTCAGTCCACCCGCATCTACAACCGCGCCACCGGCGAGGTCAGCTACGGCCGTGTGCCGGCCGGCAGCGTGGTGGTGGCCGGCAGCCTGCCGGCAAAGGACGGCAGCCACAGCCTGTACGCGGCGGTCATCGTCAAGCAGGTGGACGCGAAGACCCGCAGCAAGACCAGCATCAACGAACTGCTGCGGAGCGGCGAATGA
- a CDS encoding phosphodiester glycosidase family protein: MRPSVSPPSHPFPAQRLWRVLQHVLLPLLLLVGVPGCAPTARALDSRELAFEGQNYRVVHVNLKRERLTLHWREPASGQPFGSIETLRQWGEQRGQRLLFAANAGIYDHKFAPLGLYVENGRTVVPLNLAHGNPASGNFSLLPNGVFAVYPDGHAAVRTSAAFKAEGASAQWATQSGPMLLIDGKLNEQFIDDSSSLKWRSGVCAKTPTDVVFAVSEAPVNFHTFGRLFRDELGCRDALYLDGSISQLYVDGEGYAGAPAFMVKPYAGIFAVFAKP, encoded by the coding sequence ATGCGCCCATCCGTTTCGCCGCCATCCCACCCCTTTCCCGCACAACGGCTATGGCGCGTGCTGCAGCACGTGCTGTTGCCCTTGCTGCTGCTCGTCGGCGTACCCGGCTGCGCGCCGACCGCACGGGCGCTGGACAGTCGCGAGCTGGCGTTCGAGGGCCAGAACTACCGTGTCGTGCACGTGAATCTGAAACGCGAACGACTGACCCTGCACTGGCGCGAACCCGCCAGCGGCCAGCCGTTCGGCAGTATCGAAACGCTGCGCCAGTGGGGCGAGCAGCGCGGCCAGCGGCTGCTGTTTGCCGCCAACGCCGGCATCTACGACCACAAGTTCGCGCCGCTCGGCCTGTACGTGGAAAACGGCAGGACCGTGGTGCCGCTGAACCTCGCGCACGGCAATCCCGCCTCGGGCAATTTCTCGCTGCTGCCGAACGGCGTGTTCGCGGTGTATCCGGACGGGCATGCCGCGGTGCGCACCAGCGCCGCGTTCAAGGCCGAAGGGGCGAGCGCGCAGTGGGCCACCCAGTCCGGGCCGATGTTGCTGATCGACGGCAAGCTCAACGAACAGTTCATCGATGACTCGTCCAGCCTGAAATGGCGCAGCGGCGTCTGCGCGAAAACCCCGACCGACGTGGTGTTCGCCGTGAGCGAGGCCCCGGTGAACTTCCATACGTTTGGACGGCTGTTCCGCGACGAGCTGGGTTGCCGCGATGCGCTCTACCTGGACGGCAGCATCTCGCAGCTGTACGTCGACGGCGAAGGCTACGCCGGCGCGCCGGCCTTCATGGTCAAGCCGTACGCCGGCATCTTCGCGGTATTCGCCAAGCCATGA